The following coding sequences lie in one Spea bombifrons isolate aSpeBom1 chromosome 5, aSpeBom1.2.pri, whole genome shotgun sequence genomic window:
- the MPPE1 gene encoding metallophosphoesterase 1 translates to MAFVTCRHSAMMRTGPGRSAVLSKRSVFLMKILCFLFAVVWFCEFLVYYVVIIQCSWPKITGTLDQEHKSALKVIFLSDTHLLGAIRGHWFDKLRREWQMERSYQSALWLLQPDIVFILGDLFDEGKWSNSKAWDEDVERFHRMFRHPSHTELIVVVGNHDIGFHYEMTIHKLNRFERAFNLTSGEVLSRKGVNFVLVNSVALEGDNCVICRAAESQIFEVSRKLNCSRMTDDADLRKNCRGVERLPPSAPILLQHYPLYRESDSSCTGEDSASLEEKRVLFMEKYDVLSKDASEKLLRLLRPRLILSGHTHSACEVLHRGRIPEISVPSFSWRNRNNPSFIMGTITATEFALEKCFLPEENTVVWIYSLAGILVLLYLMDHLRTFTLLRTFSRAKHKPV, encoded by the exons ATGGCTTTTGTTACCTGCAGACATTCGGCAATGATGAGGACCGGCCCGGGGCGCAGTGCCGTTCTGAGCAAAAGAAGTGTTTTTCTGATGAAGatactttgtttcctttttgcaGTTGTGTGGTTTTGTGAGTTTTTGGTTTACTATGTTGTTATAATACAGTGCAGCTGGCCCAAAATCACTGGCACCCTAGATCAGGAACACAAATCTGCgctaaaggttatttttttatccgacaCGCatctcctcggagcaatcagagGACACTGGTTTGATAAACTGAGAAG GGAATGGCAAATGGAAAGATCATATCAGAGCGCTCTATGGTTATTGCAGCCAGACATTGTTTTCATTCTAGGAGACTTATTTGATGAGGGAAAGTGGAGCAATTCAAAG GCATGGGATGAAGACGTTGAGCGATTTCACCGGATGTTCAGACACCCTTCACATACGGAGCTTATAGTTGTTGTAGGGAATCACGACATTGGATTTCATTACGA AATGACTATTCACAAGCTGAACAGATTTGAAAGGGCTTTCAATCTTACATCAGGAGAAGTATTGTCTCGGAAAGGTGTAAA CTTTGTCCTGGTCAACAGTGTGGCTCTGGAGGGGGATAATTGTGTGATTTGTAGAGCAGCAGAAAGTCAGATCTTTGAGGTTTCTCGCAAGCTGAACTGCTCCAGAATG ACAGATGATGCAGATTTAAGGAAGAACTGCAGAGGTGTTGAGCGGCTTCCTCCATCAGCGCCCATCCTTTTACAG CACTATCCTTTGTATCGGGAAAGTGACTCCAGTTGCACCGGGGAAGATTCCGCCTCTCTGGAGGAAAAGAGAGTCCTCTTTATGGAAAAATACGACGTGCTCTCAAAAGACGCGTCTGAAAAG TTACTGAGGCTGCTGCGGCCAAGGTTGATCTTGAGCGGCCACACGCACAGCGCCTGTGAAGTGTTACACCGAGGGAGAATCCCCGAGATCAGCGTGCCTTCCTTCAGCTGGCGGAACAGGAATAACCCGAGCTTCATCAtg ggCACCATCACTGCTACAGAATTTGCTCTTGAGAAATGCTTCCTCCCAGAAGAGAATACAGTTGTCTGGATTTACAGCTTGGCGGGTATACTCGTTCTTCTCTACTTAATGGATCATCTTCGGACATTTACCCTTCTGCGAACATTCTCCAGGGCAAAGCACAAACCGGTGTAA